The stretch of DNA CCAGCTCGGTGAAGGATTTGATCTTGCCCGCGGCGATCAACTCGGCGAGCTCGGTGAGGTGGCGGCCGCTGATCGAGATCAACAGCTTCTCCATCCCCAGCAATCCCAGCTGCACGAGGCCCGCGTCACGCACGCGGATCTCTCGCAGGTCGCAGTAGGCGTAGCTGGTGGCCCCGCCGTGGCAGAAGCGGACCTGGAACATCACCGGCGCCCCCTCGGTCGGCATCGTCTTCTGCCAGGGGGCGGCGCCGACGCCACCCATCACGGCGTGCCCGCTCGCTTGGTTCTCGTTGGACGGAAACGGCAGACTGCCCATGGTTAAATCCTCCCTAGTTGTGGTGTTGGCTGGTGGCCCGTGGCGGGCGGTCGGAAGCCCGCTCGCTTGGCGGCCCCGCGCACGACGGACGACCCGCGCCGCCGCCACCACTGCCGCGCCCGGTCGATGACCGCCTCTCGCCACGTCGCGTGGCCGATGGTCTTCGGGGCGGGGCGTCGCGGATGGGCCTGCCGCGAAGGCGCCTGTTGCGGGCTTGCTCGTTGCTCCTTAACCATCTCGGTGGCCGAGAGCTGCCGGCCCGCGCTGTGGATCGCCCGCCGCACCGCCGCCTTGTCGTCGACGTAGAGCGTGACGTCTTCTTTGCCGCGGGAGGCGGTGACGTAGAGCTGCTTGGCGTTGATCGCGGGCAGCGACTGCGCGCCCATCGCGGCGATCGCCTTGGGGGCGTCCTTGCCCTGGGCGGTTTGGCTGGTGATGACGAAGCCGTAGTCGAGGTGGCCGTAGTCCTTGGCGACTACCAACCCGCTCTTGAGGCGGACGTTCCCCGCCCGGTCGAAGCCGGCGACCTCGTCGATACGTCCGTTGCTGATGCGTCGCTTGCCGTCGAGGGCGGTCCCGCCGAGGCAGAAGCGGACCCGGTCGCCAACCGCTAGGCCGAGCCGCTCCTCGCGGTAGACCTCGAAGCGCTCCGGCGCGCCGTGTGGGAGGGGCTTCTTCGGTCCGCCACGGAGCGGGGCGAGCACCGGCTGCCCCTGCTCGCCCGACTCGACACGGTACCGCTCCCCGCGGACGTAGCCCCCCTTCACGTTCTGGTGGAACTGCACGACTAGACCCGCTTGGCGGAAACTCTCGGGCGCCCCCGCTCCGCGTCGCTGAGGTTCAGCGACTTCAGCTTCAACAGCTCGCGCTCTTCTTTACCTATCGCCCCCCCCGCTGCCGCAGTCTCTCGCGGAAGTACATCGTCACCGCGTGTCCTTCGATAGTGGTCTGATAGCGGCGCCTGCTGCTACCGTCATCGGCCATCGGCTAGGGGGGTGCCGCTACGGACCCGGCTCATCGTAGATGCCGATCTCTGAGATATGTGCCGAGTTGCGATTGGACTTGTTCTTGATTGACACGCGCACGCGGTCGGCCTGCCTACGGGTGAGGGTGGCGATTCGGACGGTGTCCGACGAATTTCCTGCGGCGACTTCTGTCCACTCACCTCCCTTAAGGCCTTCGATCTTGTAACTCTCGATACGACTTTGCGCATAGTCGTCCCATCGCCCTACGGGCTCAACGAACACGACCCGATTGAATTCAGACTTTGGCGCCAGATCGACCTCGATCCAGCCGTCGGTCTGGCCGCTGGGGGGATACCAAGTGCTGCCGAACGAACCGTCATTGGCGAGATCGGGGCCCATTGTGTCGGGGGAGTCGCTGGCGCGGATGGGTCGTCCGGTCGCTAGATTCTTCGCCGTAATCACGGGCACGTGGGTGGCGCGCGGCATCGGTGGCAGATCGCCCTTGGACGCGATGCGTTCGCCGATCTCCTTCAAACGCGAGATGAGATTCGGTGAAAGTCGACCTTCGGAGTTCGGCGCAGCGTTGCAGATCAAATTGCAGAACCGTGCGTTCAGCGGCAGAAGCCACTCGTCAACGACTTGTTCGGCTGACTTCAATTCGGCCTTGTTGTCCCACGATTTCCAGAACCAGCCGTCGCTGAGTGTGACGCACGAAAGCGCCGGCAGGCGGCTGTCCGTCGGGACATTCTGTCCTGCGTTCTGTTCGTAGGCTTTGATATCGCTGTAGTAGAGAGCTGATGAGGGATAGACTCCGGCATTGAGTTCGGCGACGAGACAGTCGGGTTGAAGTCGCTTGATGTGCCTGTAGATGTCGTCGAAGGGGACTTCCTCGTAGGTAATTCGACTCCATGGAGCGTCCCACCCGTCGAAGATTAAGAAGTCAATCGGACCGTAGTCGGTGAGGAGTTCGGTCAGCTCGAACTTGATGCGTTCGATGTCGGCCGGTTCGACGTTGTGGTGACGAATATCACCCCTCAGATCGAGAATGGAGTAATACAGTCCGACACGCAGGCCCTTTGCGCGGAACGAATCGACATAGGCACGGACGATGTCGATCTTCTTTGGCGTGTCACGAACGCTGTCACCGCCCGACTCTGTCGGCCAGAGGCAGAAACCGTCGTGGTGTTTGGTTGTCAGGCATCCATAGGTCATGCCTGCGGAGCGCGCCGCCTCGGCCCACTGATCGGTGTCGAGCCTTGTGGGATCAAAGGCCTCGGTTGGTCCCTTGGGATCGCCCCATTCGCGGTCTTGATAGGTCGCCATGTTGTAGTGGATGAACATGCCGAACCTCAGGTCGACAAACCGCTGCTGCAGCGTATGCAAATCAGTCTCGGATCGGTACGGCTCCGGTGGGCCGGCTTCCACGGTTTGATGCGTCATGCAGCTTGCCAAGGCCAGCGTCACAGCCCAAATCGGATTGCGCATTGTCGAAGTGGTGATTTGTGGACAGGGAGGGGGGCTTCTCCGCGATGATAGCAACCCGCTCGAGTCGCACGTAAGCATGATTCGAGTTGGTCGCGGCTTCGCCTGGACACGAGAATTGGGGCGGACTCCAAAGTCTGCGGCTTGGTTACACGCAAAGTTTCTAGGGCTAAAAGGGGTGACGAACCCCCCTCTCGCTTACTACGCTGCGACTATCCGCGGTGAGCGAAGGATGGCTCACTCCGGGATTCTCGTCTCTCTTCAAGTTCGGCGAGCTGATCGAAGTCCACAGGATCGGTCGGTTCCACCCTAGATCGACACCCTTTGAGTGGTCATCAATGCCATCCACTCCGTTGCGCCGTCGTCAGGCCAATTCCCTATCGCTCGAGCGGCTCGAAGACCGGATGGTCTTCAACATCGGACCGATCATCACAGAGTTTGTCGCCTCGAACGATAACTCGCTCGAGGATGGTGACGGCAACAGCAGCGACTGGATCGAGGTCTACAACCCGACAAGCGAGACAATCGATTTGGCGGGCTGGCATCTGACCGACCGCGCCAATAACCTCGACAAGTGGACGTTCCCGAGCGTTCCACAGTCGATACTGAGCCCGGGCGAGTACTTGATCGTCTTCGCGTCGAGCCAGGAGACCGAGACCTATATCGACCCGGCCGGGTACCTCCACGCCGACTTTGCGTTGGGCGCCGATGGGGAGTTTCTGGGGCTGACGGACCCGAACGAGAATATCGTTTCGTCGTATGCCCCAGCTTTCCCGCAACAACTCACCGATGTCTCCTACGGCGTCAACGTACCTGTGGTGAGCCTCATCGGCGATTCATCGACGACCTCGGCGCTCGTGCCAACCTCGGGAGCGCTAGACACCGGAGCCTCGCCGATTTGGACGCAGATTGGGTTCAATGACGCGTCCTGGGCGCAGAGTGAGGCTGGACCGGCGGTGGGATTCGACACGGACCCGGGTCACCAGCCGGGGCCGGCGAACGGGATCGAACTCAATAATCTTCGCGGCAGCGACCTCACCGACCTGAATAATGATGGCGTCCTAGATGTCGCCATTTCGGCCGGAGCATCGACCAACTCGCCAACGGGCGAAGAACCCCCGAAGGCGCTGGACAATAGCCGCTCGACCAAATGGTTGGCGTTTACTGCCGAGGGAACCTTCTACGAGACGCGATTCTTGGATGGCCAGCCGCGGATCGTTGATAACTACACGATCACCTCCGCGAACGACGCCGACGAACGCGACCCCTACAGCTGGACGCTGAGCGGATCGAACGACGGCGTCAACTACACGGTTGTCGATACACGAGACGCCCAAAACTTCGCCGACCGTTTCGAGACGCGGCAGTACGACTTCTCCAATACGGACGGCTACGTCTATTACCGATTCGACTTCCAGACCGAGTACGGAGTTACCGCCAATAACCAGCCGGTCGCCTTACAGATGGCTGAGATCGAGCTTTTTAGCTCGCAAGACCTCAGCATGGACTCGATCATCGATCTCGATGTCGAAGCGACTTGGAACACCAGACGGAGCAGCGTTTACCAGCGAGTCGAGTTTGATGTCGCCGACCCCGCCGTGCTCGGCGCGATGTGGCTCGACATGCAGTACAACGATGGTTTTGTGGCGTATCTGAACGGCGTCAAGGTCGTCGTCGCTAACAGTCCTGACAGCCCCAGCTGGCAGTCCAGCGCGCTCGCCCCTCGCAGCGACGGCGACTCGTTCACGCCCGAGCGCTTTGATCTCAGCGCCTTCCACAGCCTGTTGGTCTCCGGGACGAATGTCCTGGCGATCCACGCCCTCAATGACAACGACCTCAGCAGTGAGATGCTGTCATCGCCGCGGCTGAGCGCGGTGCTGCTACCCGAGGTAACGCCAGCCGCCTACTACTTTCAGACGCCCACACCGGGCGCCGCCAACGGCGAGGGGCGGTTGGGGTTCGTCGATACGCCCACCTTCAGTGTGGAACACGGTTTCTACGATGAATTGTTCACGCTAACGCTCGCCACGCCTACGCCCAGCGCCCAAGTCTACTTTACGACGAATGGTGACGCCCCCACGCCCGAAACGGGGCTGCTCTACACGGGGCCGATCACCATTGACCGGACCACTGTCGTGAAGGCGGGCGCCTTTCGCGAGGACTATTACGACTCGGTGACGGACACCAATTCGTACATCTTCCTGCGGGATGTGGTTTCGCAAAGCCCCTCGACGACGATGGCCGCAGGCTTCCCCACAAGTTGGGGAAACGTGTCTCCCGACTACGGAATGGACCCCGACGTGATCGGCTACTTCGACGCCAACGGGGCGCCCCTCGGCGGCGATCTCTTCGGCGGGCAGTATGCCGGTGCGATCGAGGATTCTCTGCTATCGATCCCTACCATGTCGATCGTGATGGATACGGACGAACTGTTCGGTCCCAACGGCATCTACACCAACTCTACCAACGGCGGCGTCGCCTACGAACGCGCCACTTCGGTCGAATTGATTTATCCCGACGGCGCCGAGGGCTTCCAGATCAACGCCGGCATCCGCTTGCAGGGGGGCGCCTTCCGGAGCCATGACCTCAGCAAGAAGCACTCGCTACGGCTCTTGTTCAAGGACGACTACGGCCCGACCAAGCTCAACTTTCCGCTCTTCGGTGAAGACGCTTCCACGAGTTTCGACACCATCACGCTGCGGATGGAGTCCAACGACGGCTATGCGTGGAGCGGCGCCGGGACGCAGCCCCAATACGCTCGCGACGCCTTTGGCAGTCGTTCGCACGCGGCGCTCGGCCAAGTGGCGCCCCACGGCAACCGCGTGCACCTCTATATCAACGGCGTCTACTGGGGCGTCTATAACCCGAATGAACGGCCCGACGCCTCGTTTGCTGCGTCGTATTACGGAGGCGATAAGGACAACTGGGACGCCATCAACGACGGCAGTGCGACCGACGGGAACCTCGACGCCTGGAACGAGATGGTCGCGCTTGCTTACTCCGCCGGTCCCGGCGCTGGTTCCGCCACGGCAAGGGCCGCTGCCTACCAAAGACTGCAAGGGAACAACCCGGACGGAACGAACAACCCAGCCTTCGAAGACTTCCTGGATGTTGACAATTACATCGACTACCTAATCGTCAACTTCTACATGGGGAACGTCGACTGGCCCCACCGCAACTGGTACGCCGCGCGTGAACGGGGCCCGGAGAGCACCGGCTTCAAATTCCACATGTGGGACGCCGAATCAACACTCAATTTGTTCGGGTCCAATGTCAACACCAATCGTTTGGGGGCAAACGTCGAAGCCGCCGAGCCGTACAGCTATCTTCGACAGAACGAAGAATTCCGCCTCCGCTTTGCGGACCGGGCACAGCGGGCCCTCTTCAACAATGGCGCGCTAACGCCCAATGAGGCTATCGCCCGATACGAGAGCGTGTTGGCCGAGATGGACGAAGCGATTGTCGCCGAGAGCGCTCGATGGGGTGATATGCACCGTTCGACGCCGCTGACCTCCGCTCAGTGGGAGGCCGAGTCGCAGTCGGTGATCGACACCTTTCTCACCGGTCGAACAAGCGTCTTCGTCAACCAGTTGCGAGCCGCCGGCCTCTACCCATCGACCAATGCCCCGGTCTTCAGCCAGCATGGCGGTTCGATCCCGCTGACCGGATTCAATCTCGGGATGAGTTCCACCAGCGGCATTAT from Botrimarina mediterranea encodes:
- a CDS encoding alpha-L-fucosidase — its product is MRNPIWAVTLALASCMTHQTVEAGPPEPYRSETDLHTLQQRFVDLRFGMFIHYNMATYQDREWGDPKGPTEAFDPTRLDTDQWAEAARSAGMTYGCLTTKHHDGFCLWPTESGGDSVRDTPKKIDIVRAYVDSFRAKGLRVGLYYSILDLRGDIRHHNVEPADIERIKFELTELLTDYGPIDFLIFDGWDAPWSRITYEEVPFDDIYRHIKRLQPDCLVAELNAGVYPSSALYYSDIKAYEQNAGQNVPTDSRLPALSCVTLSDGWFWKSWDNKAELKSAEQVVDEWLLPLNARFCNLICNAAPNSEGRLSPNLISRLKEIGERIASKGDLPPMPRATHVPVITAKNLATGRPIRASDSPDTMGPDLANDGSFGSTWYPPSGQTDGWIEVDLAPKSEFNRVVFVEPVGRWDDYAQSRIESYKIEGLKGGEWTEVAAGNSSDTVRIATLTRRQADRVRVSIKNKSNRNSAHISEIGIYDEPGP
- a CDS encoding conjugative transfer relaxase/helicase family protein — translated: MQFHQNVKGGYVRGERYRVESGEQGQPVLAPLRGGPKKPLPHGAPERFEVYREERLGLAVGDRVRFCLGGTALDGKRRISNGRIDEVAGFDRAGNVRLKSGLVVAKDYGHLDYGFVITSQTAQGKDAPKAIAAMGAQSLPAINAKQLYVTASRGKEDVTLYVDDKAAVRRAIHSAGRQLSATEMVKEQRASPQQAPSRQAHPRRPAPKTIGHATWREAVIDRARQWWRRRGSSVVRGAAKRAGFRPPATGHQPTPQLGRI
- a CDS encoding CotH kinase family protein, giving the protein MPSTPLRRRQANSLSLERLEDRMVFNIGPIITEFVASNDNSLEDGDGNSSDWIEVYNPTSETIDLAGWHLTDRANNLDKWTFPSVPQSILSPGEYLIVFASSQETETYIDPAGYLHADFALGADGEFLGLTDPNENIVSSYAPAFPQQLTDVSYGVNVPVVSLIGDSSTTSALVPTSGALDTGASPIWTQIGFNDASWAQSEAGPAVGFDTDPGHQPGPANGIELNNLRGSDLTDLNNDGVLDVAISAGASTNSPTGEEPPKALDNSRSTKWLAFTAEGTFYETRFLDGQPRIVDNYTITSANDADERDPYSWTLSGSNDGVNYTVVDTRDAQNFADRFETRQYDFSNTDGYVYYRFDFQTEYGVTANNQPVALQMAEIELFSSQDLSMDSIIDLDVEATWNTRRSSVYQRVEFDVADPAVLGAMWLDMQYNDGFVAYLNGVKVVVANSPDSPSWQSSALAPRSDGDSFTPERFDLSAFHSLLVSGTNVLAIHALNDNDLSSEMLSSPRLSAVLLPEVTPAAYYFQTPTPGAANGEGRLGFVDTPTFSVEHGFYDELFTLTLATPTPSAQVYFTTNGDAPTPETGLLYTGPITIDRTTVVKAGAFREDYYDSVTDTNSYIFLRDVVSQSPSTTMAAGFPTSWGNVSPDYGMDPDVIGYFDANGAPLGGDLFGGQYAGAIEDSLLSIPTMSIVMDTDELFGPNGIYTNSTNGGVAYERATSVELIYPDGAEGFQINAGIRLQGGAFRSHDLSKKHSLRLLFKDDYGPTKLNFPLFGEDASTSFDTITLRMESNDGYAWSGAGTQPQYARDAFGSRSHAALGQVAPHGNRVHLYINGVYWGVYNPNERPDASFAASYYGGDKDNWDAINDGSATDGNLDAWNEMVALAYSAGPGAGSATARAAAYQRLQGNNPDGTNNPAFEDFLDVDNYIDYLIVNFYMGNVDWPHRNWYAARERGPESTGFKFHMWDAESTLNLFGSNVNTNRLGANVEAAEPYSYLRQNEEFRLRFADRAQRALFNNGALTPNEAIARYESVLAEMDEAIVAESARWGDMHRSTPLTSAQWEAESQSVIDTFLTGRTSVFVNQLRAAGLYPSTNAPVFSQHGGSIPLTGFNLGMSSTSGIIYYTADGSDPRDASGSPAGIAYTGPFAIAPGMTIKARALSGGVWSALNEASYDQLVLPGDYDGNYVVNDNDYLVWRNAYGSTSSSADGNGDGVVNAADYTVWRDNFGQSLTFSQLVATSEPPVAEFLMAAATEVRPSERPPAPAERTDLDAAFLSVGATTPFPPYGPSERLARTTYRPPLSKFADGSKELALLMDAIVHRPATIGSRELDDHRRSNEEISSAVARDTALADLFESIGDSGLGDSDGAERAFRLLRYGLDSSD